One Budorcas taxicolor isolate Tak-1 chromosome 6, Takin1.1, whole genome shotgun sequence DNA segment encodes these proteins:
- the LOC128049888 gene encoding male-enhanced antigen 1-like, with protein MAAVVLGGDTVGPECIFPNQTEELGPHWGPMEGTGDWSSEEPEEEQEERGAGPAGYSYQPLNQDPEQEKVELVPVRDGEDVIADIQDQTQALGLHLPDPPLENEDEDKQGATAFNNHSSIPMDPEHVELVKRTMAGINLPVPGVPAWAHEISDAQWEDVVQKALQARQATPAWK; from the coding sequence ATGGCAGCAGTAGTTCTAGGGGGAGACACCGTGGGTCCTGAATGTATCTTCCCCAATCAGACTGAGGAACTGGGGCCACATTGGGGCCCCATGGAAGGCACTGGGGATTGGAGCAGTGAGGAACCAGAGGAAGAACAAGAGGAAAGAGGAGCAGGACCAGCTGGCTACTCCTACCAGCCTCTGAACCAAGATCCTGAACAAGAGAAGGTGGAACTGGTACCAGTGAGGGATGGAGAAGATGTAATTGCTGATATTCAAGATCAGACCCAGGCCCTGGGGCTTCATTTGCCAGACCCACCACTAGAAAATGAGGACGAAGATAAGCAGGGAGCTACAGCATTCAACAACCACAGCTCTATTCCCATGGACCCAGAACATGTAGAGCTGGTGAAAAGGACAATGGCTGGCATAAACCTGCCTGTGCCAGGGGTTCCTGCCTGGGCTCATGAGATATCAGATGCCCAGTGGGAAGATGTGGTACAGAAGGCCCTCCAAGCCCGGCAGGCCACCCCTGCCTGGAAGTGA